The window CATCTCTATTTAACTCATTGTTAAAACATCTCACAAGTTCTTCAAAAGTTTCATCAAGTTTTCCCGTACTCTCACCTACTTTTACACCTCTTATGATCAATGGTGGGAAATCACCTGCTAATGCTATAGCTTCAGAGAAAGGTTCACCTTCTGCTAAAAATTGTTTAATTTTTTTTATTTTCTGAGCAAAAAATTTATTATCAACTATTTCTTTAACAATATCAAATGTTTCATAAATCTGAATGCCAGCACGATAAAGCATCCCCAAATATTTAAGTAATCTAACCATAGCTAGATTAAGAAAAAGAGAACCTAAATAAGGTAATTTTAATTTATATTTATCCCATAAAAACAACATCCTTTCTGAATAGCGAGAGATGAAAATAAAGACTATAAAAGCTAAAATAATACCTAAAAATAAAAACCAATAATGAACTATAAGGTTATTAAACAAGATAAGTAACTTTGTAGGTAAGGGGAGTGGCATATTAAGTTCTTTTAAAAACTTAACTAATTTGGGAATAACAAAAGTAATAAAAATTATAAGAGCAATTAAAATTAAGATTGAAACAATAGCAGGATAAATAAATGCCTGTTTAATTTTATTTTTTAAGTCATTCATCCATTCAAGATAAGTAGTTAGTTCCCAAAAGGATTTATCCAAATTACCTGAAGCTTCTCCTGCTTTAATAACAGCAGTATAAAATGGTGGAAAAAGATGAGGATAATGAGAAAGGGCTTCAGAAAGAGATTGACCTGCTTGAATATTTAAAATAATGGTTTCAAGAATTTCTTTAAATGTATGGTTTTTTATCATCTGTTTAAGCTCTGTCAAACCTTGCAAAATGGGGATGCCTGTGTGAAGGATATAATACATTTGTCTTGAAAACTCTATTAATATTTCTTGTTTTATCCTTTCTTTAAAAAGAAAGGAAAAATATTTTTTTCTAACATTAACTAAAGTTAATCCTTGACTTTTCAACCATTGATAAAGAGCCTGCTCATTTTCTAAATTAACTGAACCCTTAAAAATCTGTCCATTATTATCAATTGCTTGATAAACAAAAATTGGCATTTTAAATTACTCTTAAAAGCTCATCAAGCGTAGTAATTCCATCTAGGATTTTATAAAGACCATCTTCAAACATAGAAATAAAACCTTGTTGTTTTAAAATTTTATTAATCTCTTCTTCATGTGCTTGATGAGTAATTGCATCAGAAACTGATTCATTGACCTCAAAAATCTCAGTAATAATAGTGCGACCAAGATAGCCAGTATTATGACATCGGTCACAACCTTTACCTTTAAAAAGTATGAATTCTTCAGCTAAATCTATTTTATCGCTTAAATAAGTTTTAATAATCTCTTTTTCTTTTGAAGAAGCACGGTAAGAGCTTTTGCAATATGGACAAATCTTCCTTACTAAACGTTGAGAAACTACACCAGCAAGCGATGAAGCTAGGATATACGGACTAATACCCATATAGAGTAAGCGAGAAATAGCAGCCACAGCATAATTTGTATGTAATGTAGAAAGAATAAGATGTCCTGTAAGAGCAGCATGAATAGCTACTTCCAAAGTTTCCTTATCCCTGATTTCTCCTACAAGAATTATATCTGGATCCTGTCTAAGTATGGCTCTTAATCCACGTGCAAAAGTAAATCCAGCCTTTGGATTAATTTGTGATTGTCGAATAAATGGAAGCTCATATTCAATAGGGTCTTCTACTGTCATAATATTTACATCAGTAGAATTTAAATTTAACAAAGCAGCATATAAAGTAGTTGTCTTACCAGAACCAGTGGGGCCAGTTATAAGAATCATACCATAGTGGCGTCTTAAAAGGCGTTTGAATATATTAAGCTGATTCTCAGAAAAGCCTAATCCATCTATTTGAGTAATAAGTTTAGTCTTATCTAAAATTCTTAAAACTACATTCTCACCTTCAGCTGTTGGGTATGTAGAAATACGTAAATCTATATTTCTACCAGCAAAGAAAAAATCCGCTCTCCCATCCTGAGGAAGGCGACTTTCAGATATATCCAGATTTGCCATTACCTTAATTCTTGAAATAATACTTTTTTGCAAATCCTTTGGTAAAAGATTCCATACATAAAGAATACCATCAATACGATAACGAATAACTAATGTATTTTTTTCTGGTTCAATATGAATATCTGTAGCTCTTTTTTTTATTCCAGTAACAATAATATAGTTAACAAGTTTGATTATTGGTGGTTCTTCTGCAGCAATTTCAGCTGTTCTTGCAGAATTTAAGGCTTGTTTTACAAGAGCATCAAATGCTTCTTCTTCAGCATACCAAAGGTCAATTGCCTTGGCAATCTCAGATTCAGGTGCTACAATAGTATTGATAACCTTTCCTGTTAATTGACGTAAAGTATCAACAGCTATAATATCAAAAGGGTCAGATACTATTACTGTAAGAACATTATTTTCTAAAGTAAGTGGAACAACTTTATATTCTAAAGCCACCTCATGAGGAACTGCATTTAAAGCCTCTGGATCAGGAATAATATTTTCAAGTGTGGATAAAAACTGTACACCAATATCTTTACTTAAAGCAGAAGAAATAGCAGTTTGATCAACAAAACCTAAATCTATGAGAATTTCTCCAAGTAATTTACCTGTACTTTTCTGAATTTCAAGAGCAATTTTTAATTGTTCTGGTGTAAGAAGACCTTTTTCAACTAAAATATCTCCTAATCTTTTTGCTTTTTTCTTATCTACTAAAAATTCTTGTTCTGTAACAATGGCTTCAGGCATTTTACACCTTTAAATATTTTTTATAGTATCGTTTATTTTTCTAAAGTTGTTCGATTAAAGAGAAAATCAGAAATAGTAACAAATTCAAAATCTTTGGATAATTGTGGTAATTCTTCTTTTAAAACAAGAAGAGTGGTTAAATAAGGATGGCAAATACCTAAGGCACTACCTTGAGTTTTTGCAAGATATGCTAATTGTTTTAAACGTTTTTTAATACTTAAAATGTCTTGATTGTTGTCAAGAAAAAGGTCTGCTTTTACAGTAGGTAAACCAATTTTTTTAGCTACTTTATAAGCTACAGATTTTGGTGTAGTAAAGCTATCCACAAAATACAATCTATATTTTTTAATCTCACTTAGAACTAAAAACATAGCTTTAGTGTCTTGAGTAAATTTTGATCCCATATGGTTGTTTACACCTTTAATATAGGGAACAGCTTTAATATCATTTTTTAGCTGTGTCTTTAAAGCTAAAGGTGACATATTAAGTAAGAGAATGCCTGGCTGATGATTTAAATGTGGATGTCCTTTTGCTTCCATAGGCAAATGAAGAAGGATTTCAGCATTAACTAAATGAAGCCATTCAGCAATTTCTTCAGTATAAGGTAAAAAAGGCAAGATAGAATAATTTAAGTCTAAATTTAAATCTAATAATTGTTTTACAACTGTTAAATCATAGCCTAAATCATCCACAATGATCGCTAATAATGGTTTCTTTTTAGGCGAATAAAAAGTTAAATGGTGAGTAATGATATCCTTATAGGCAATATAAATTTCACATTTTTTTTGAGAAAAATCATTAAATCTTAAACTAATATATTTTTGTTTACACAAAGATATAAAATTTTCCTTTAAGTATAGCCAAGAAATATCTTTTGTTTTTTTTACTTTTATTTCAATAAATGGATATTTTATTCCTTTCAAATGTTTATAAACAATTGTCTCTTCCCATTGATCTTCTTCTAATTTAAGTTTTAAAAAAAAATGAGAAATAAATTGATTTATGGCAAAAATTGCTTCTTCAAGCTCAGTTTGTGAAGGAATTTTTGAAGGCTTATAAATTTTTTTATAAAAAACAAATCCACCAAAAATAATTCCTATAAGAATAAAAGATAAAGTTAATAATTGAAAAAATTTTTCGAAATTTTCTTTCTTTTTCTTTTTACGTGTCTTTGACCTTCTCTTTTTAGCTTTGGTCATTTAATATTGGAGCTGTGTAAAAGTATCCCACCTCTTTAAAATCTGAAGACCAATATCTAATAGAAAATCTTTAGGCTTTTTCTTTTTTTCTTCTTTATCTTCTTCCATACCTTTTAAATGCCTTTCTAGGTCTTTTTCTCTAAGAATATGATGCTTTGGTATTTCCTTAGTTGGTCCTATATTATTAAACTCCAAATCCGGTATAATACCAGTAGCTTGAATGCATTTTCCTTTAGGAGTGTAATAAAGTGCTGTAGTTAATCTTAAAGCTGAGCCATCTTCCAATGGGATAATTGTCTGTACTGAGCCTTTACCAAAGCTTGTACGACCAATAAGAATAGCTCGCCTATGATCCTGAAGTGCACCAGCTACAATCTCAGCAGCACTAGCAGTCCCTTCATTAATCAATACCACTATTGGATATGGATGAGGATATTGATTTTTCTGCGCTTTAAACTCCATCTGTTGACTTTTTAAACGACCTTTTGTATAGACAATAAGCCCATTTTCTAAAAATTCATCTGCCACTTTTACTGCTTGATCTAAAAGACCACCAGGATTATTACGTAAATCGAGAATAATACCTTTTAAAGGTTTATTTTCTTTTTCTAATTGTAAAAGGGCATCTCGCAATTCTGAAATGGTATTTTCTTGAAAACTAGTCAATCTTACATAACCATATCCTTTTTCAAGAGTTTTAAATTTCACACTTTTAATGGAAATAATATCTCTAATAATTTCAAAATCTTTAGGTTCATTAAAGCCCTTTCTCCAAATAGTTAATATTACTTTTGTTCCTTTCTCTCCACGTATAAGTTTGACTGCTTCAGTTAAAGTCATATTTTTTGTAGGTTTTCCATCTATTTTTACAATTCGATCACCTGCTTTAATACCTGCTTGATAAGCAGGTGTATCTTCAATTGGAGAAACAACTGTAAGCCAACCATCTTTAATTGTAATCTCTATCCCAACTCCTCCAAACTCACCCTTTGTCTCTATTTGTAATTCTTTAAATTCTTCTGGAGTGAGAAAAGAAGAATGAGGGTCTAAAGCATTTAACATTCCTTTTATAGCTCCGTATATCAATTCTTTTGACTTCGGTGTTTCTACATAACTTTTTTGTATGATATCTAAAACTTCTGTAAAAATCTTCAACTGATCATAAGTTTCCTGCGAAAAGACAGGAATTTTTATATAAAATAAAATTATAAGACAAAAAAATAGAGAAAATATTTTCTTCATCTGATACCTCCTTTTAACTTGGCGGTTTTAACCATCTAAACGGATTAATTGGTTTTTCTTTATACCTCAATTCAAAATAAAGTGTAACACCCTCTGCACCAACCCTTCCTACTTTGCCAAGAACTTCACCTGCATTTACCCAATCACCCACTTTTTTATACAAAGAAATGGCATTACCGTAAAGAGTATAAT of the Candidatus Desulfofervidus auxilii genome contains:
- a CDS encoding S41 family peptidase; this encodes MKKIFSLFFCLIILFYIKIPVFSQETYDQLKIFTEVLDIIQKSYVETPKSKELIYGAIKGMLNALDPHSSFLTPEEFKELQIETKGEFGGVGIEITIKDGWLTVVSPIEDTPAYQAGIKAGDRIVKIDGKPTKNMTLTEAVKLIRGEKGTKVILTIWRKGFNEPKDFEIIRDIISIKSVKFKTLEKGYGYVRLTSFQENTISELRDALLQLEKENKPLKGIILDLRNNPGGLLDQAVKVADEFLENGLIVYTKGRLKSQQMEFKAQKNQYPHPYPIVVLINEGTASAAEIVAGALQDHRRAILIGRTSFGKGSVQTIIPLEDGSALRLTTALYYTPKGKCIQATGIIPDLEFNNIGPTKEIPKHHILREKDLERHLKGMEEDKEEKKKKPKDFLLDIGLQILKRWDTFTQLQY
- a CDS encoding type II secretion system F family protein, which translates into the protein MPIFVYQAIDNNGQIFKGSVNLENEQALYQWLKSQGLTLVNVRKKYFSFLFKERIKQEILIEFSRQMYYILHTGIPILQGLTELKQMIKNHTFKEILETIILNIQAGQSLSEALSHYPHLFPPFYTAVIKAGEASGNLDKSFWELTTYLEWMNDLKNKIKQAFIYPAIVSILILIALIIFITFVIPKLVKFLKELNMPLPLPTKLLILFNNLIVHYWFLFLGIILAFIVFIFISRYSERMLFLWDKYKLKLPYLGSLFLNLAMVRLLKYLGMLYRAGIQIYETFDIVKEIVDNKFFAQKIKKIKQFLAEGEPFSEAIALAGDFPPLIIRGVKVGESTGKLDETFEELVRCFNNELNRDVKKVTSILEPILLILVAIMILTIVIAVLWPIYNMLSNIK
- the tadA gene encoding Flp pilus assembly complex ATPase component TadA; this translates as MPEAIVTEQEFLVDKKKAKRLGDILVEKGLLTPEQLKIALEIQKSTGKLLGEILIDLGFVDQTAISSALSKDIGVQFLSTLENIIPDPEALNAVPHEVALEYKVVPLTLENNVLTVIVSDPFDIIAVDTLRQLTGKVINTIVAPESEIAKAIDLWYAEEEAFDALVKQALNSARTAEIAAEEPPIIKLVNYIIVTGIKKRATDIHIEPEKNTLVIRYRIDGILYVWNLLPKDLQKSIISRIKVMANLDISESRLPQDGRADFFFAGRNIDLRISTYPTAEGENVVLRILDKTKLITQIDGLGFSENQLNIFKRLLRRHYGMILITGPTGSGKTTTLYAALLNLNSTDVNIMTVEDPIEYELPFIRQSQINPKAGFTFARGLRAILRQDPDIILVGEIRDKETLEVAIHAALTGHLILSTLHTNYAVAAISRLLYMGISPYILASSLAGVVSQRLVRKICPYCKSSYRASSKEKEIIKTYLSDKIDLAEEFILFKGKGCDRCHNTGYLGRTIITEIFEVNESVSDAITHQAHEEEINKILKQQGFISMFEDGLYKILDGITTLDELLRVI
- a CDS encoding divergent polysaccharide deacetylase family protein is translated as MTKAKKRRSKTRKKKKKENFEKFFQLLTLSFILIGIIFGGFVFYKKIYKPSKIPSQTELEEAIFAINQFISHFFLKLKLEEDQWEETIVYKHLKGIKYPFIEIKVKKTKDISWLYLKENFISLCKQKYISLRFNDFSQKKCEIYIAYKDIITHHLTFYSPKKKPLLAIIVDDLGYDLTVVKQLLDLNLDLNYSILPFLPYTEEIAEWLHLVNAEILLHLPMEAKGHPHLNHQPGILLLNMSPLALKTQLKNDIKAVPYIKGVNNHMGSKFTQDTKAMFLVLSEIKKYRLYFVDSFTTPKSVAYKVAKKIGLPTVKADLFLDNNQDILSIKKRLKQLAYLAKTQGSALGICHPYLTTLLVLKEELPQLSKDFEFVTISDFLFNRTTLEK